The Desulfovibrio sp. JC010 genomic interval CTGCGTTGGAAGCCAGTTCGTGCTTCTCAATGGAAATATCAATGCGGGTCATGTCCTGATAAACAACACGTCCGGCACCGATGTTGGTATGACCGACTTCGGAGTTACCCATGAATCCGTCAGGCAGCCCCACTGCGCGGCCTGCGCATTTGAGCTGGGTCTGCGGACAGCTTTCAAGCAGCCCGTCCAGAACGGGAGTGTTGGCAAGTGATACTGCGTTGCCTTTACCTTCAGGGGCAATTCCCCAACCGTCCAGAATAAGCAGGACGGAAGGAGCACCGGTTTGCTGAGACATGTTTCTATTCCTTGCGCAGGCTTAGTCCTGCGGCTTTAGTTTTAAATCCATTCTGGTACCTTCGGACCAGAGACCTTCCACGTTATAAAATCCGCGGTTTTCTTCCTGGAAAATGTGTACGATAATATCGTTCAGATCGAGCAGGATCCAGTCTCCGGTCTTGTAGCCTTCCATACCGAGATATTCGATATTATCCTTGGAAAGCTGCTCCAGTACGAAATCAGCCAGAGCCTGTGCATGGCGCACACCCTTTGCACCGGCAACCATCACAACTTCGGCGATGGGGCAGATTCCCTGTACGTCTACAGCGGAAACCTCGCTGGCCTGTTTTTCGTCCAACCACTGCGCAACAAGCTGCACTTTATCCTTAGTATCGATCTGTTTAAATTTCTTTTCTTTAGTTTTCATTCTTTTGGTTGAATTCGGACCGCAAACAGCGAGAATAAAGGGTTTAACACCCCTGCGTGCCGGAGGTCCGATACTCCCGGTCAGACGCAGTTCTCACATTTCGTCCAAAGTACAATATGATTATATAGAGAATTTACGTCCGCTACGCAATCAAACTATAGCGGACTTTTAAAATATTTTCAATTGTGAAAATAATTTTCGAAAACGAAAAAAGAACCCCGAAAATTCAATGAATTATTGACGGTGGGTGATTACTTATGCGATAGAAATCTTTATGCATAGCCACGACCTATTTTCCTTTTTCTTTTTTTTCTTTTTTAGGACTGAAATATAGTCATCCCGTGGTTATGGGCAAACACACTGATCGAGAGTTTACCGGGCCACGGGCGAATAACCCGTGGCTTTTTTTATTTTGTAACTTAAACCCTGTACCGGGATCAGCCATATCAGGAGGCAAGCGATGATCTTCGATGTAGACAAGGAAACAATGCCGAGGGAAGAGCTGGAAGAATTACAGCTCAGCCGCCTTAAGCAGCTTTGCGAGCGCGTTTACGCCAACGTTCCTTTTTACGCCAACAAGTTTAAGGAAATGGGCATTGAGCCCAAGGATATCAATTCCCTTTCCGATCTTACAAAACTGCCTTTCACCGAAAAGCAGGACCTGCGTAACCACTACCCCTTCGGCCTGTTTGCTGTTTCCCGTGAGAACATCGTACGTGTCCACTCTTCTTCCGGTACCACCGGCAAGGCTACCGTTGTCGGCTACACCAAGCGCGACATCAAGAACTGGGCGGACATGATGGCCCGCTCCTTCGCCATTGCCGGGGCAACCCCTGAAGACAGCATTCACAATGCTTACGGTTACGGCCTGTTCACCGGAGGCCTCGGCGCGCATTACGGTGCGGAAGCCCTCGGCGCGACCATCATCCCGGTTTCCGGCGGCGGCACCAGACGCCAGATCATGCTGCTCAAGGATTTCGAAGCGGACGTAATCTGCTGTACCCCCTCCTATGCCCTGTTCCTGTACGAAACAGGCAAGGAAATGGGCGTTGATTTCAGCAGACTGCCCCTGCGCATCGGTATTTTCGGTGCCGAGCCGTGGACCGAATCCATGCGCCGCGAAATTGAGAATAAGCTGCACATCAAAGCCCTCGACATCTACGGCCTGTCCGAGATCATGGGCCCCGGTGTAGCCATGGAATGTGCTGAAGAGCAAAACGGCCTGCACATCATGGAAGACCATTTCCTGCCTGAGATCATCAACCCCGAAACCGGCGAACACGTTGCACCCGGCGAAACCGGCGAGCTGGTCATCACCACCCTGACCAAGGAAGGCATTCCGCTCATCCGTTACCGCACCCGCGACCTGACCCGGCTCAATTACACCTCCTGCCGCTGCGGCCGCACTTTCGCCCGCATGCATCGCGTAATGGGACGCAGTGACGACATGCTCATCATCCGCGGCGTAAACGTCTTCCCGTCCCAGATCGAGTCCATCCTCATCGAAACCGAAG includes:
- the rsfS gene encoding ribosome silencing factor, with amino-acid sequence MKTKEKKFKQIDTKDKVQLVAQWLDEKQASEVSAVDVQGICPIAEVVMVAGAKGVRHAQALADFVLEQLSKDNIEYLGMEGYKTGDWILLDLNDIIVHIFQEENRGFYNVEGLWSEGTRMDLKLKPQD
- a CDS encoding phenylacetate--CoA ligase family protein, producing MIFDVDKETMPREELEELQLSRLKQLCERVYANVPFYANKFKEMGIEPKDINSLSDLTKLPFTEKQDLRNHYPFGLFAVSRENIVRVHSSSGTTGKATVVGYTKRDIKNWADMMARSFAIAGATPEDSIHNAYGYGLFTGGLGAHYGAEALGATIIPVSGGGTRRQIMLLKDFEADVICCTPSYALFLYETGKEMGVDFSRLPLRIGIFGAEPWTESMRREIENKLHIKALDIYGLSEIMGPGVAMECAEEQNGLHIMEDHFLPEIINPETGEHVAPGETGELVITTLTKEGIPLIRYRTRDLTRLNYTSCRCGRTFARMHRVMGRSDDMLIIRGVNVFPSQIESILIETEGISPHYQLVVERDGNLDILTVKVEISGASFSDEIKNLQRLERKIQKTIKEFLGVTARVQLVEPKSIERSVGKAQRIIDLRNQDQ